One window of the Leptospira koniambonensis genome contains the following:
- the hisB gene encoding imidazoleglycerol-phosphate dehydratase HisB: protein MKEERKTSETDIKLSLNARGTGNYKFDTQIPFFEHMLSHVSKHGLLDIDLWLRGDIEIDCHHSVEDTAILLGATLHKQLGDKAGIRRYGHYTLPMDEVLTTVAVDLGGRYYYKYTGPELVGKFGIYDAELSLEFLQKFALNAKMNLHVHVHYGENRHHIHESIFKAFGKALRMAIEIDPASGGAIPSTKGVLE from the coding sequence ATGAAAGAAGAACGCAAAACTTCGGAGACGGACATCAAGCTCTCCCTGAATGCTCGGGGTACAGGTAATTATAAATTCGATACTCAAATTCCGTTTTTCGAGCATATGCTTTCCCATGTTTCTAAACATGGTCTTCTGGATATTGATCTATGGCTGAGAGGCGACATAGAAATTGATTGCCACCATAGCGTTGAGGACACTGCGATCCTTCTTGGCGCAACTCTTCATAAGCAGTTGGGAGACAAGGCAGGTATCCGAAGGTACGGTCATTATACTCTTCCAATGGACGAGGTTCTTACCACTGTTGCTGTGGACTTGGGTGGTAGATATTATTATAAATACACCGGTCCGGAACTTGTAGGTAAGTTTGGTATTTATGATGCAGAGCTGTCGTTGGAATTCCTACAGAAGTTTGCCTTGAATGCTAAGATGAATCTTCACGTTCATGTTCATTACGGAGAAAACCGTCACCATATTCATGAATCTATTTTTAAAGCTTTCGGTAAGGCTTTAAGAATGGCGATTGAAATTGATCCTGCTTCCGGCGGAGCAATTCCATCTACTAAAGGTGTCTTGGAATGA
- the hisH gene encoding imidazole glycerol phosphate synthase subunit HisH produces the protein MIAVLDYGMGNIHSCLKAISLFTKDFSYTKDPSVLKEADAIILPGDGHFDKAMKNLNESGLRTFVDDHVKAEKPLFGICIGFQILFEDSDEVISGNKNTTVPGLGYVKGKIRKFKGKNYKVPHIGWNKLYQRSPSKSNLLKNLEDESFAYFIHSYRPVGVENSAITGFCDYYGEKFPAVVEKGNVFGTQFHPEKSYSFGLKILENFIQSL, from the coding sequence ATGATAGCCGTTCTTGATTATGGAATGGGAAATATTCACTCCTGCTTAAAAGCGATCTCACTTTTTACTAAAGATTTTTCTTATACTAAGGATCCGTCCGTTTTGAAAGAAGCGGATGCGATCATTCTTCCTGGTGATGGTCATTTTGATAAGGCAATGAAAAATCTAAATGAATCAGGTCTGAGAACTTTTGTCGATGATCACGTAAAGGCAGAAAAACCTTTGTTCGGGATCTGTATCGGTTTTCAAATTTTGTTCGAAGATTCTGACGAGGTTATTTCAGGAAATAAGAATACAACTGTTCCTGGACTAGGTTATGTCAAAGGTAAGATCCGAAAGTTTAAGGGAAAAAATTATAAGGTCCCTCATATCGGATGGAATAAATTATACCAAAGAAGTCCTTCCAAAAGTAATTTATTGAAAAATTTAGAAGACGAATCCTTCGCATATTTTATACACTCCTACCGTCCCGTTGGAGTGGAGAATTCCGCGATCACAGGCTTCTGCGATTATTATGGGGAGAAGTTCCCAGCAGTAGTTGAGAAAGGAAACGTTTTCGGAACTCAATTCCATCCCGAAAAGTCCTATTCCTTCGGTTTAAAGATTCTGGAGAACTTTATTCAATCCTTATGA
- the hisA gene encoding 1-(5-phosphoribosyl)-5-[(5-phosphoribosylamino)methylideneamino]imidazole-4-carboxamide isomerase: MILIPAIDLLDNCAVRLFKGNYDEKTIYSTEPWKLAEGFERNGATLLHLVDLNGARNQIGINTEAISKIRKSSKLKIQLGGGIRDKEKLEYYDSIGIDRFILGTAAVNNPELLDFALKKYGEDRIVVAVDARDGIVKIAGWEVDSGVKYLDLLEKMQQAGIRNIIFTDIAQDGTLAGPNLNAYKEILSRYNFQVIASGGISSLKDIMALSALGTSVPMYGVITGKALYEGKIDLAEAITSLGSD; encoded by the coding sequence ATGATTTTAATTCCTGCCATTGATTTGTTGGATAATTGCGCTGTTAGATTATTCAAAGGCAATTACGACGAGAAAACGATCTATTCCACCGAACCTTGGAAACTTGCAGAAGGTTTCGAAAGAAACGGTGCTACTCTTTTACATCTTGTAGATCTGAACGGTGCAAGAAACCAGATCGGGATCAACACGGAAGCTATTTCAAAAATTCGTAAATCTTCTAAGCTAAAAATCCAGCTAGGCGGCGGGATCAGAGATAAGGAGAAGTTAGAATATTACGATTCAATCGGTATTGATCGTTTTATTCTAGGAACTGCTGCAGTTAATAATCCAGAACTTCTGGACTTCGCACTCAAAAAGTACGGAGAGGATAGGATCGTCGTAGCAGTGGACGCCAGAGACGGCATAGTCAAAATTGCAGGTTGGGAAGTAGACTCCGGTGTGAAGTATCTGGACCTTCTTGAAAAAATGCAACAAGCTGGTATCCGTAATATTATTTTTACGGATATTGCCCAAGATGGAACTTTGGCGGGTCCAAACCTTAACGCATATAAGGAAATTTTAAGCAGATATAATTTTCAGGTAATTGCATCAGGTGGTATTTCTTCTTTGAAAGATATCATGGCGCTGTCCGCATTGGGGACTTCTGTTCCGATGTATGGTGTGATTACTGGAAAAGCTTTATACGAAGGTAAAATAGATCTGGCCGAAGCTATCACAAGCCTGGGCTCCGATTAA
- a CDS encoding thioredoxin domain-containing protein yields MKKLSPSSILAVISGIAAFISFLLIRKYFGGETADGLAQSLCDAVSESGSCSKVSESSISAIRNVPWLGDLPIALFGFAFYGFVTYLFVRSEKSPENKEGYLLLSFYILLVALVIDLGLFSASVFYIDAICGLCAVTWISTLILVAGTFFQIKDYKDKSLKKALGILQLEGLNSYIVVLLFLAAGQIGGKSFHDSLVDGEHTGVAQIQKQMADYEKAQPVPIDLKGSSIQGDPNAPITIVKFADFNCGHCMDTSHILKRVLRDYPGLVKIVYKNFPLDANCNRMVQSPRPDASSCVAASAAICADKQNKFPAVYEGLYRNTENRIAHSPASVLSLAQQEGLDMNQFRACLSSTAVRDQINKEVDDAEKVEIHSTPSLFINNKPIQSGTPKEAFLRALIESLIKKV; encoded by the coding sequence ATGAAAAAACTGTCCCCTAGCTCTATTCTTGCCGTAATTTCCGGTATCGCGGCGTTTATCTCGTTCTTATTGATCAGAAAATATTTCGGCGGAGAAACTGCTGACGGACTTGCACAATCTCTCTGTGATGCAGTCAGTGAATCAGGATCTTGTTCTAAGGTCTCCGAAAGTAGCATTTCTGCGATCAGAAATGTTCCTTGGTTAGGAGATCTTCCTATCGCTCTATTCGGATTCGCATTTTACGGATTTGTTACATACCTTTTTGTAAGATCAGAAAAAAGTCCTGAAAACAAAGAAGGGTACCTTCTTCTTTCCTTTTACATTTTGCTTGTAGCATTGGTGATCGATCTTGGATTATTCTCTGCTTCTGTATTTTACATAGATGCGATCTGCGGGCTATGCGCGGTTACTTGGATCTCTACTTTGATTTTGGTCGCTGGAACCTTCTTCCAAATTAAAGATTATAAGGACAAGTCCTTGAAAAAAGCATTGGGTATCTTACAACTCGAAGGTTTAAATTCTTATATAGTAGTTTTATTGTTCTTAGCGGCAGGCCAGATCGGTGGTAAATCTTTCCATGATTCTCTGGTAGATGGAGAACATACTGGCGTAGCTCAGATCCAAAAACAAATGGCTGATTATGAAAAGGCCCAGCCGGTTCCGATTGATCTGAAAGGTTCATCTATACAAGGAGATCCTAATGCTCCGATCACAATCGTAAAATTCGCTGACTTCAATTGTGGTCACTGTATGGATACTTCTCATATCTTAAAAAGGGTTTTGAGAGATTATCCAGGGCTTGTGAAGATCGTTTATAAAAATTTCCCGTTAGATGCGAATTGTAACCGAATGGTTCAATCTCCTCGCCCTGATGCAAGTTCTTGTGTGGCTGCTTCTGCCGCGATCTGTGCGGATAAACAGAATAAATTTCCTGCGGTTTACGAAGGACTTTATAGAAACACTGAGAATCGTATCGCTCATTCTCCAGCTTCTGTCTTGAGTTTAGCTCAACAAGAAGGATTGGATATGAATCAGTTCCGCGCTTGTTTGTCTTCTACTGCAGTTCGTGATCAGATCAATAAAGAAGTAGATGATGCTGAGAAGGTAGAGATCCACAGTACACCTAGTTTATTTATTAATAATAAACCGATCCAAAGCGGAACTCCTAAAGAAGCTTTCTTAAGAGCTTTGATTGAAAGTTTAATTAAGAAGGTCTGA
- a CDS encoding DUF885 domain-containing protein has translation MLKKILIISLSVIIVLVLSLGILIWHTINFRPITLGLYYEKIFWENVLDDPETLTSLRILDSWGITSHNYKWSDSSPEKEMERADKAKRDLETLRTYDSSRLSGEDRIYYKALEWDLELAADYEKYIYNSYPVNQLFGVQNHIPSFLATSHMIEDYEDVGSYITRLKGISEKLDQVIRGLEVRHSNGVIPPDFILKRVLDELKNFRVKNPEDNILYVSLRKKLEKNDEILSDQKTSSLAEVKKVLETSVYPAYSKLQNFLEQQLKSADNKAGVWKLPNGEKFYEHTLKYHTTTNLSPEEVHSIGISEVARIQTEMKSILETSGIKVSNLQTTMRQLREKPEFQFPNTPEGKEKVIEVYKEILKESIEKSKPIFPSWPRAKVQVERIPEFKEAGAPGAYYEEPSLDGKRPGVFYANLRDLKEIPKFGMNTLTYHETIPGHHLQIAWSQELTSAPRKLRTTHFTAFVEGWALYAERLAKDYNFYSDPNVDLGRLQAELFRAVRLVVDTGIHYKRWSREDAIRYMSDNTGMAPKEVSTEIERYIVYPGQACSYKIGMISFLKMREDWKSVKGEAFDIKEYHGFVLGKGSLPLEILEKASKEELGLVPKN, from the coding sequence ATGCTGAAGAAGATCTTAATCATCTCTTTATCTGTTATTATCGTACTTGTCCTTTCTCTCGGAATTTTAATATGGCACACAATCAATTTCCGACCGATCACATTAGGTTTATACTATGAAAAGATCTTTTGGGAGAATGTTCTGGATGATCCTGAAACTTTAACATCTCTTAGAATTTTGGATTCTTGGGGAATCACTTCTCATAATTACAAATGGTCTGACTCTTCTCCCGAAAAAGAAATGGAAAGAGCAGACAAAGCAAAAAGAGATCTGGAAACACTTAGGACTTATGATTCTTCTAGACTAAGTGGTGAAGATAGGATCTATTATAAAGCTTTAGAATGGGATCTGGAACTTGCGGCGGATTACGAAAAATACATCTATAATTCTTATCCAGTAAACCAGCTATTCGGTGTTCAAAATCATATTCCTTCCTTCTTAGCAACTTCTCATATGATAGAAGATTATGAAGATGTGGGATCTTACATTACAAGGTTAAAAGGGATTTCTGAAAAGTTGGATCAAGTGATCCGAGGTTTGGAAGTCAGACATTCCAACGGAGTGATTCCGCCTGATTTTATTTTAAAAAGGGTTTTGGACGAATTAAAAAATTTCAGAGTTAAAAATCCGGAAGATAATATTTTATATGTTAGCCTTCGTAAAAAATTAGAGAAGAATGATGAGATCCTTTCTGATCAAAAAACTTCTTCCTTGGCCGAAGTAAAAAAGGTATTAGAAACTTCTGTTTATCCGGCGTATTCTAAACTCCAAAATTTTTTAGAACAACAACTTAAGTCGGCGGATAATAAAGCAGGAGTTTGGAAACTTCCAAATGGTGAGAAGTTTTACGAACATACTTTAAAATATCATACTACTACAAATCTTTCTCCTGAGGAAGTCCATTCTATCGGAATTTCAGAAGTTGCTAGAATACAAACTGAAATGAAATCTATTTTGGAAACTTCAGGGATCAAAGTTTCAAATCTGCAAACTACTATGAGGCAGTTGAGAGAAAAGCCTGAGTTCCAATTTCCAAATACTCCTGAAGGAAAAGAAAAAGTTATCGAGGTCTATAAAGAGATCTTAAAAGAATCTATCGAAAAATCTAAACCTATCTTTCCTTCTTGGCCTAGAGCAAAAGTTCAGGTAGAAAGAATCCCTGAATTCAAAGAGGCAGGAGCACCTGGAGCTTATTACGAAGAACCAAGTCTAGATGGCAAACGCCCTGGTGTATTCTACGCTAATTTACGCGACTTAAAAGAAATCCCTAAATTCGGGATGAACACATTGACTTATCATGAAACAATTCCGGGACATCATTTACAAATTGCTTGGTCCCAAGAATTAACCTCTGCCCCTAGAAAATTAAGAACCACACATTTCACTGCATTTGTAGAAGGCTGGGCCTTATACGCGGAAAGACTTGCAAAAGATTATAATTTTTACTCAGACCCGAATGTAGATTTAGGAAGACTACAAGCAGAACTATTTAGAGCAGTTCGCTTGGTTGTGGATACAGGAATTCATTATAAACGTTGGAGTAGAGAAGACGCAATTCGTTATATGTCTGACAATACCGGCATGGCTCCAAAAGAAGTCTCTACAGAGATTGAAAGATATATTGTATATCCTGGACAGGCCTGTTCTTATAAGATTGGAATGATCTCTTTTCTAAAAATGAGAGAGGATTGGAAATCAGTCAAAGGAGAAGCTTTCGATATTAAAGAGTATCACGGCTTCGTTTTAGGAAAAGGTTCTCTTCCATTAGAAATTTTAGAAAAAGCTTCTAAGGAAGAACTGGGACTAGTTCCTAAAAATTAG
- the thiD gene encoding bifunctional hydroxymethylpyrimidine kinase/phosphomethylpyrimidine kinase — protein MQKPVVLTIAGSDSGGGAGIQADLKTFNSTGSFGTSVITCLTAQNPDGVTGILEIDPDFLEKQLIAVLSYFPVKAIKTGMLFSESLIRRISKILKDYKAKGQNFELVLDPVMVATSGAKLLQDEAIQSLISELIPMASLVTPNLDEAKILGSGEISKIESMELEAVSLSKKLGVPVLLKGGHIKNSIEALDVLGIPNGESFKYTKPFVEDFNPHGTGCTYSSAIASYLAQGSSLSESVTKAREFLHAAILQSFPAGKTKTLNHNPKI, from the coding sequence ATGCAAAAGCCGGTAGTATTAACAATCGCAGGTTCAGACTCCGGAGGTGGAGCAGGCATCCAAGCAGATCTAAAAACTTTCAACTCCACCGGGTCTTTCGGAACTTCCGTAATCACTTGTTTAACCGCTCAAAATCCAGATGGTGTCACAGGAATTTTAGAAATAGATCCTGATTTTCTTGAAAAACAACTTATAGCTGTACTTTCTTATTTTCCAGTAAAAGCAATTAAAACCGGAATGTTATTCTCCGAAAGCTTAATCAGAAGAATTTCAAAAATCTTAAAAGACTATAAGGCTAAAGGTCAAAACTTCGAATTAGTTTTAGATCCTGTGATGGTTGCCACAAGCGGTGCCAAACTTCTGCAAGATGAAGCAATCCAATCTTTAATTTCAGAATTAATTCCTATGGCGAGTCTCGTTACTCCAAACTTGGATGAGGCAAAAATTTTAGGTTCTGGAGAAATTTCTAAAATTGAATCCATGGAACTAGAAGCAGTTTCTCTTTCTAAAAAACTAGGAGTGCCTGTTTTATTAAAGGGCGGTCATATAAAAAATTCCATAGAAGCGCTGGATGTATTAGGAATTCCGAATGGAGAATCCTTCAAATACACAAAACCTTTTGTCGAAGATTTCAATCCTCATGGAACAGGGTGCACTTATTCTTCTGCGATAGCCTCTTATTTGGCACAAGGATCCTCGCTTTCTGAGTCTGTCACTAAGGCGAGGGAATTCCTACATGCGGCGATTTTACAATCGTTCCCGGCAGGAAAGACCAAAACACTAAATCATAATCCAAAGATCTAA
- a CDS encoding MGMT family protein, giving the protein MTAKPKKKKLEPKPENFYDLVYKIVKKVPKGKVTSYGRIAVLIGKPRAARAVGYALNALKKGQEQKIPWQRVINSMGKISHRGDTPRAIIQKKLLESEGIKFSREEVVDWKRFGWPD; this is encoded by the coding sequence ATGACAGCAAAACCTAAAAAGAAAAAGTTAGAACCAAAGCCAGAGAACTTTTACGATCTAGTTTACAAAATCGTAAAGAAGGTTCCGAAAGGAAAAGTCACAAGTTATGGCCGGATTGCAGTCCTGATCGGAAAACCAAGAGCTGCCAGAGCAGTAGGGTATGCTTTAAACGCTCTAAAAAAGGGCCAAGAACAGAAGATCCCTTGGCAAAGAGTTATCAATAGTATGGGAAAAATTTCTCATAGGGGTGACACTCCAAGAGCGATTATACAAAAAAAACTTTTAGAATCAGAAGGTATCAAATTTTCTAGAGAAGAGGTCGTGGATTGGAAACGATTCGGCTGGCCTGATTAA
- a CDS encoding ATP-binding protein: protein MKIIRKFGPIFGLVLAAFLLQSALIFGLDFRSLDPDRTIVLLISLPFTTLAAVFVWIWFNEFGPAWNLSSALSKLTDQEYVKYLSSLDKFKSDLIATNITESVCDKILKFLPSIINASRAKIYLWREDLGKFSPYPRESGEDHFYIFDPFLLWITEHDKIFYSEEFVENAKLQQIREHALSFASKTKADLLVPLILNKSLLGMLVLGPKNDGRRYNASELEKLNEMRSVSVMSLSNSIFYERLIELTETLEEKVRHRTQELESAQSQLIMSEKMASLGTMVAGIAHEINTPAGVINGSADNLESNMNYIVKNVFEIVRFARNKKLRKSFEVALLHILRDRKKSQTMESKDKFRIKREMKEEMVEMGIEVSLAGEVASFIIENDIMEVRKYILEILAQGAKPGYEMLKHASNTNRNIKNIKYSIKNIVRIVKALKYYSHLDQSKSFTSADLIEGIENTLVIMNNQLKYGVEVKTNFSSIPKVVCNPDELNQVWTNLIQNANQAIRGQGTIELSVYSAGDTVTIEVQDDGPGIDSTIKDRIWDPFFTTKDQGEGSGLGLGIVKGIVEKHKGKITVESIPGKTVFKVELPLRPPQPIAETSLEKPAV from the coding sequence ATGAAAATCATACGCAAATTCGGACCAATATTCGGTCTTGTTTTAGCCGCATTCCTTCTGCAATCGGCGCTCATATTCGGTTTGGATTTCAGATCTTTGGATCCGGATCGTACAATCGTGCTTCTCATCAGTTTGCCTTTTACCACATTGGCTGCTGTTTTTGTTTGGATATGGTTCAACGAATTCGGACCAGCATGGAATTTATCATCCGCACTTTCTAAACTGACGGACCAAGAATATGTAAAATACCTTTCTTCGTTAGATAAATTCAAAAGTGATCTGATTGCAACCAACATCACAGAAAGTGTATGCGATAAAATACTGAAATTTCTACCAAGTATTATCAATGCAAGCAGGGCCAAAATTTATTTATGGAGAGAAGATCTTGGAAAATTCTCTCCATATCCAAGAGAATCAGGAGAAGATCATTTTTATATCTTCGATCCATTCCTGTTATGGATCACTGAACACGATAAAATCTTTTATTCAGAAGAATTTGTAGAAAACGCAAAACTACAACAGATCAGAGAACATGCACTTTCATTCGCTTCAAAAACAAAAGCGGATCTTCTTGTCCCATTAATCTTAAACAAAAGTCTTTTAGGGATGCTTGTTTTAGGGCCTAAAAATGATGGAAGAAGATACAATGCTTCCGAACTCGAAAAACTAAATGAGATGCGTTCTGTTTCAGTGATGTCACTTTCCAATTCCATTTTTTACGAAAGGCTAATAGAACTTACAGAAACTCTTGAAGAAAAAGTTCGCCATAGGACCCAAGAGCTAGAGAGCGCTCAGTCCCAATTGATCATGTCTGAAAAGATGGCTTCTTTGGGAACCATGGTTGCTGGGATCGCACATGAGATCAATACTCCTGCCGGAGTAATTAACGGTTCTGCAGATAATCTAGAATCGAATATGAATTATATCGTAAAGAACGTATTCGAAATCGTTCGATTCGCACGAAACAAAAAGTTAAGAAAATCATTCGAAGTAGCACTTCTTCATATCTTAAGAGATCGGAAAAAAAGCCAGACAATGGAATCAAAGGATAAGTTCCGGATCAAAAGAGAAATGAAAGAAGAAATGGTCGAAATGGGGATTGAAGTTTCCTTAGCCGGCGAGGTCGCCTCTTTCATTATTGAAAACGATATCATGGAAGTTCGAAAGTACATCCTGGAAATTTTAGCCCAAGGTGCAAAACCAGGATACGAGATGCTAAAACATGCATCCAACACCAACCGAAATATTAAGAATATCAAATATTCTATCAAAAATATCGTTCGTATCGTAAAAGCTTTAAAATATTATTCTCACCTGGACCAAAGTAAATCATTTACCAGCGCAGACCTGATAGAAGGTATCGAAAATACTTTGGTGATCATGAACAACCAACTCAAGTATGGAGTAGAAGTGAAGACAAACTTCTCCAGTATTCCGAAAGTTGTATGTAATCCGGATGAATTAAATCAAGTCTGGACCAATCTAATCCAAAATGCAAACCAAGCAATTCGAGGCCAGGGAACAATTGAATTATCAGTGTATTCTGCTGGAGACACAGTTACTATAGAAGTACAAGACGATGGCCCAGGAATTGATTCTACAATTAAAGATAGGATCTGGGATCCATTCTTCACTACAAAAGATCAGGGCGAAGGTTCCGGACTCGGGCTAGGTATCGTAAAAGGTATCGTGGAAAAGCACAAAGGAAAAATCACTGTAGAATCCATACCTGGAAAAACAGTATTCAAAGTTGAATTGCCACTTAGACCTCCTCAACCTATTGCAGAAACTAGTCTTGAAAAACCTGCCGTATGA
- the rsgA gene encoding ribosome small subunit-dependent GTPase A codes for MSSSTIPVKEFFTIARVFGAFYDLYSQERGRVRAVLRGRLRNIAAKERHPFVVGDRVCAMESGGEWAIEERLSRKNELLRKSKEGDAQVLCANVDQIAVLASLKDPETKDGFLDRCLAAAYLSQVPPLIIFTKSDLVDQETAIKRSSVYKDLGYDIIIVSCQTGQGLEELCSKFSSKTTYLVGNSGVGKSSLVNVLSDRELQKTSQVSLSTKKGKHTTTNSNFLVLEDNIVLIDSPGIKEWGILHLSKGEILESYPELRKYKEECDISDCCDAGPGCKMLFSMGEATDISMERRKSLESMLASLENPFRITRRDHLKNESKS; via the coding sequence ATGTCTAGTTCCACGATTCCAGTAAAGGAGTTTTTTACGATAGCAAGGGTCTTTGGGGCCTTCTATGATTTGTATTCGCAAGAAAGAGGAAGAGTAAGAGCCGTACTTAGAGGAAGGCTCAGAAATATCGCCGCAAAAGAAAGACATCCCTTTGTTGTAGGCGACAGGGTTTGCGCGATGGAATCAGGCGGAGAATGGGCAATCGAAGAAAGATTGTCCCGTAAAAACGAACTTTTACGTAAAAGTAAAGAGGGAGATGCACAGGTACTTTGTGCGAATGTAGATCAAATTGCAGTGCTCGCTTCTCTAAAAGATCCCGAAACTAAAGATGGCTTTTTAGATCGATGTTTGGCGGCGGCCTATCTGTCTCAGGTCCCTCCCCTAATCATATTCACAAAATCAGATTTAGTGGACCAAGAAACTGCGATTAAACGCTCTTCTGTTTATAAAGATTTAGGCTATGATATAATTATTGTTTCTTGCCAGACCGGCCAAGGTCTAGAAGAACTATGCTCCAAGTTTTCTTCCAAAACTACCTACTTGGTAGGAAATTCAGGAGTCGGAAAATCTAGCTTAGTAAACGTCTTATCCGACAGGGAATTACAAAAAACTTCTCAGGTAAGTCTTTCCACTAAGAAGGGTAAACATACGACTACAAACTCAAACTTTCTGGTCTTGGAAGATAATATCGTATTAATCGATTCTCCAGGTATCAAAGAATGGGGGATTTTACATTTATCTAAAGGTGAGATCTTGGAAAGTTATCCGGAATTGAGAAAGTATAAAGAAGAATGTGATATTTCCGACTGTTGTGACGCGGGCCCAGGATGCAAAATGTTGTTTTCTATGGGAGAAGCGACCGATATAAGTATGGAAAGAAGAAAGAGCTTGGAATCTATGCTTGCAAGCTTGGAAAACCCGTTTAGAATCACACGTAGAGATCACTTAAAGAATGAAAGTAAATCCTAA
- a CDS encoding FecR family protein encodes MLKNKNTLILMTLLAVSYLIACSPKTSSGQVKSEAASSTAKIVWLNGDVKVQSAEGEKKAEFGQTVTAADTILTGKNGSVEIMVAESGIIKVSKESEVSVATLVGDEGTNVKVNLNYGRIVTLVRKENKNSDFNVVTPTALAGVRGTTFLTSVENPSGTKVNCAEAHCDVKFAVLEGSVAVSKVGEESEVILERNREITLKKNQKLTEKLILSLRPESVKELKGLIVLKKNDVLEYNNLVDELKASSEELRILSQASTVEEVRTQLQKREATRANADEVARTAQQVNETKYVQQDVQKEKLKLNPKETF; translated from the coding sequence ATGTTAAAAAATAAAAACACCCTAATTCTAATGACCCTACTAGCAGTTAGTTATCTAATCGCTTGTAGCCCTAAAACAAGCAGTGGCCAAGTTAAATCAGAAGCAGCATCTTCGACTGCTAAGATTGTTTGGTTGAATGGTGACGTAAAAGTCCAGTCCGCCGAAGGTGAGAAAAAAGCCGAATTCGGTCAGACAGTAACTGCTGCAGACACTATCCTTACAGGTAAAAACGGATCTGTAGAGATCATGGTTGCCGAAAGTGGTATCATCAAAGTTTCTAAAGAAAGTGAAGTATCTGTTGCTACACTAGTTGGAGACGAAGGAACTAACGTTAAGGTTAATCTGAACTATGGAAGGATCGTAACTCTGGTTCGCAAAGAGAACAAAAACTCCGATTTCAACGTAGTAACTCCTACTGCTCTTGCGGGAGTTCGCGGAACTACCTTCTTAACTTCTGTTGAAAATCCATCAGGAACAAAAGTGAATTGTGCGGAAGCTCATTGCGATGTAAAATTCGCAGTATTAGAAGGTTCTGTTGCAGTATCCAAAGTTGGAGAAGAGTCTGAAGTCATCTTGGAAAGAAACAGAGAGATCACTCTGAAGAAAAACCAAAAGTTGACTGAAAAACTGATCCTTTCTCTCAGACCTGAATCGGTAAAAGAACTAAAAGGACTAATCGTCCTTAAGAAAAACGACGTTTTAGAATATAATAACCTGGTAGATGAGTTGAAAGCATCCAGCGAAGAACTTCGCATTTTGAGCCAGGCTTCCACTGTGGAAGAAGTTCGTACTCAATTGCAGAAACGTGAAGCTACTAGAGCCAACGCGGATGAAGTAGCAAGAACCGCTCAGCAAGTGAACGAAACTAAATACGTTCAACAAGACGTTCAAAAAGAAAAGTTGAAACTTAATCCGAAAGAAACTTTCTAA